TCACAGGTAAAGAGAGTATAGCCATCAATATAGATTTTGGGGATAATAGTTTAGGCAATACCGAAGAATATCGTGTGGCTCTTATATGCATAAAATTTAAAGATAATATAGACTTTAGTACCAAACTTGAAGTAGGGGCTAAATTTTAGTCAAACACAAATATCAATTCTTTTTTAAGCAGGTGTAATATAATTAGATTTTTTTATAAAAAGCTATTAAGTGAGATAAATTGAAATGAATGATATTAAGAAGTAATGGTGCGCTCAAGAGGATTCGAACCTCTGACCTTTTGAACCGCAATCAAATGCTCTATCCAGCTGAGCTATGAGCGCATCTTTTTTGTATTTTTAAAGATGTAATTATATAAAAATTTTTCTTAAAATTAGGTTATTTGCTTAAGATCTTATCTTCAAATTCTAATTCTTTTTTTCTTTTTTTACGATAAATAATCAAGCTACTTAATAAAATAAAACATATAAGAGCAAAAACATACCAAGTTGCATTCTTGACATTGCTTAAAAACAAATCATTAGTATTCATACCAAAAAAACCCACTATTAGATTAAGAGGTAAAAATATTGCAGATAATATGCTTAAAAAATATAAGCTTTGATTTATTTTTTCATTTTTAATCGCACTCATTAGTAAATGAAGTTCATTCAGTCTAGTAATCATTTCTTTATTGTTTTTTAATGCAATTCCAACAGCAAAATTAATCGGCTTTAAAGCTTTTTTATGCGGACTCGTTCCCGCTAGTGAGCTTAAAGCTTCATCAAGCAAGGAGATATTTTTTAAGTTTTTATTGATTTTTTGTTTTAGGATAAAGCTTTTCTTGAAAAAATTTTTAATCAAATTGCCCTTTAAAAGTATATTTTCTTTGCGCTCTAGAATGTACTCAAAGTGGGTATTTTCATTTTTATAATCCTCTAAAATAGTGCGAATGGTACTTAAAAAATCATTTAAAGAAAAGGGTTTAAATTGAGTATCTTCAAGTTTAAATATTTTATCATCCTCAAATCCAAAAACACTAAAATTTCCCTTTTTAGTTTTTGGGTTGTAAGAATTTAAAATCAAAATTTTTTGCCCTAAAAAATCCATATATAAGGTATTTAAATTTTTATTTGCAAGAAATTTACTTAAATTCTCATCACATACCATTAGTTAGCCTTTTGGCGTAAAATTCGTATTTAAATTTTTTAAATTCAGACTTTTTTATCGCCTCTCGTGCTTGCGCTACTAGGGTTAGATAATAATGTAAATTATGCAAGCTAGCTAAGCGAAAAAAGGTTAATTCTTTGGCTTTAAAAAGATGATTTAAATATCCGCGTGAGAAATTACGACAAGTATAGCATGAGCATTCATTATCAATGCTTTCATGATCATTGATAAATTCAGCTCTTTTGATATTAAATTTGCCGAAATTTGTAAAAAAAGTCCCATTTCTAGCATTTCTAGTAGGCATAACACAATCAAACATATCCACCCCTCGTTCTATGTTTTCAACCAAATCCTCAGGAGTTCCAACCCCCATAAGGTAGCGGGGGCGATTTTCATCTAAAAAAGGATTTAAATTTTCCACAGTTTCATACATAAGAGCATTTTCTTCACCTACACTAAGTCCTCCTATAGCAAGTCCATCAAAATCCATTTCATTGAGAGCTAAAGCGCAGCGCTTGCGTTCTTCATAGTCGATTCCCCCTTGTATGATTCCAAAAATATTTTGTTTTAAACCTAGTCCTTGAATTTGCATTTGTTTGTGATAATCAATCGCCTCTTTTGCCCATTTTATAGTCCTATCTACTGATACTTTAATACGTTCTTTTGTGGCAGGAAGAGCGATAAGATCATCTAGTATCATCATAATATCGCTGTTTAAATCATATTGGGTGTCTAATACACTTTTAGGAGTAAATAAATGTTTAGAACCGTCTATATGGCTTTTAAATTCTATACCATCTTGAAAATGTTTAGAATTAGCAGAAAGTGAAAAAGCTTGAAAACCACCGCTATCAGTAAGAAAACTTCTATCGAAATTTGTAAAGCCATGCAAGCCACCAAAGTGCTTTACGATTTTAGAACCGGGTCGTAAATACATATGATAAGTATTTGCTAGGATGATTTTTGCATTAAGCTTTTCTTTAAGATCGATAGCATCAAGGCTTTTTACAGCGCCCACTGTGCCTACTGGCATAAAAATAGGGGTTTCAAAAGTGCTGTGAGCTGTTGTTATCTCACATACTCTAGCTAGGTTGTCTTTATGCTTTAATTTAAATTCCATTTGTTATAATTTCCTTTTTGGAGTGCAAAATGAATCATATTTTAATAATAATCGATGGTATTTTAGCAAAGCATTTCTTAGAAAGGCTTTGTTTTGAAAAAGGCTTGGGGTATTTTTTTACCATAGTTTGTCAAAATGAAGAAAGCATAAATTTGGGCACAAATAACGAATATATAGAAATTCATCATTTTGATCCTACTAGCACAGCTCGCCTTGAAACTCTTATGAGTAAATCTTTTAAACAAGCTTTTATCTATATGCAAAATGAATTTGAAACTAAAAAAACTTACGAAGCTTTGCGTTCTTTAGATACAAATTTAGAGATTGAAATAATGGATTTTTGGGGTTTGAATATCAACGATGTCCATGCAAATTTAGCCGATGCTAGAATGACTTTGAGTCGAAGATTTATGGATTTGTTGCCTGATATTGCTTTAACGGCTTATTGTGTTGGATTGGGTGTTGGGGAAGTTATGGAGGTCAAAATTCCTGCAGGATCGATTTTTGCATACAGACATATTAGCTCCATTCAGCAAAAAAGATGGCGTATAGTGCTTATTTATAGGAATTCTAAAATTTATTTTGTTAAGCCATCTTTTGTTTTGCAGCCCAATGATAGTATTTTGATTGTAGGTGATCCTGTTGTTCTTCAAAGCATTTTTCATAATATCAGAGGCAAAGTAGGGCAATTTCCATTACCTTTTGGAAGCAATATCTTTACTCTTATTGATATGAAAAAAATGAGTGAAGATGTGCAAGAAAGATTATTAGATACTACATTACAATTAGTTAAAAGAAGCAATGCTAAGAAATTTTTCATAAGAGTGCTCAATCCTAAGCTAGGCACT
The window above is part of the Campylobacter coli genome. Proteins encoded here:
- a CDS encoding CorA family divalent cation transporter; its protein translation is MVCDENLSKFLANKNLNTLYMDFLGQKILILNSYNPKTKKGNFSVFGFEDDKIFKLEDTQFKPFSLNDFLSTIRTILEDYKNENTHFEYILERKENILLKGNLIKNFFKKSFILKQKINKNLKNISLLDEALSSLAGTSPHKKALKPINFAVGIALKNNKEMITRLNELHLLMSAIKNEKINQSLYFLSILSAIFLPLNLIVGFFGMNTNDLFLSNVKNATWYVFALICFILLSSLIIYRKKRKKELEFEDKILSK
- the tgt gene encoding tRNA guanosine(34) transglycosylase Tgt, producing the protein MEFKLKHKDNLARVCEITTAHSTFETPIFMPVGTVGAVKSLDAIDLKEKLNAKIILANTYHMYLRPGSKIVKHFGGLHGFTNFDRSFLTDSGGFQAFSLSANSKHFQDGIEFKSHIDGSKHLFTPKSVLDTQYDLNSDIMMILDDLIALPATKERIKVSVDRTIKWAKEAIDYHKQMQIQGLGLKQNIFGIIQGGIDYEERKRCALALNEMDFDGLAIGGLSVGEENALMYETVENLNPFLDENRPRYLMGVGTPEDLVENIERGVDMFDCVMPTRNARNGTFFTNFGKFNIKRAEFINDHESIDNECSCYTCRNFSRGYLNHLFKAKELTFFRLASLHNLHYYLTLVAQAREAIKKSEFKKFKYEFYAKRLTNGM
- a CDS encoding TrkA C-terminal domain-containing protein, producing MNHILIIIDGILAKHFLERLCFEKGLGYFFTIVCQNEESINLGTNNEYIEIHHFDPTSTARLETLMSKSFKQAFIYMQNEFETKKTYEALRSLDTNLEIEIMDFWGLNINDVHANLADARMTLSRRFMDLLPDIALTAYCVGLGVGEVMEVKIPAGSIFAYRHISSIQQKRWRIVLIYRNSKIYFVKPSFVLQPNDSILIVGDPVVLQSIFHNIRGKVGQFPLPFGSNIFTLIDMKKMSEDVQERLLDTTLQLVKRSNAKKFFIRVLNPKLGTLYDRMKQLSDEQESIFFDFFNTDFKNLNSFLENNDIGIILTDFKHFEQEKKTFFELKIPVLKIGEGKFENIQNAVILSADETELENNANVITDLSKQLDFDVTLYYYNPNLQNTTDMEEYFGSLSKLYDKNIQIISKNDENPILSLSYRADLLQFVSFEKGLLDGEFSKSLSTNLNRHYSKMRQHYQLFIPVE